Proteins encoded by one window of Thermococcus sp. JdF3:
- the rpsJ gene encoding 30S ribosomal protein S10 — translation MQKARIKLASTDIKALNEVTDQIKQIAERTGVRMSGPIPLPTKRIRITTRKSPDGEGTATFDRFELRVHKRLVDIEADERAMRQIMRIRVPEDVTIEIELIS, via the coding sequence ATGCAGAAGGCAAGGATTAAGCTTGCGAGCACGGACATTAAGGCCCTCAACGAGGTCACCGACCAGATCAAGCAGATCGCCGAGAGGACCGGTGTCAGGATGAGCGGGCCCATCCCGCTTCCGACCAAGAGAATAAGGATCACCACCAGGAAGAGCCCGGACGGAGAGGGCACCGCCACATTTGACAGGTTCGAGCTCCGCGTTCACAAGAGGCTCGTTGACATTGAGGCCGACGAAAGGGCCATGCGCCAGATCATGCGCATCCGCGTCCCCGAGGACGTCACCATCGAGATCGAGCTCATCTCCTGA